AATCGTTTTACTGATTTGGCGCACTGCGGTAAATAGCGGCATAATGTAACGTGGAAAGGCGAGATGTGAATCGCGGATTTTCTCTCTGTCTGGCTTCCACTTTACCAGCGCATTTTTTGGCGAGTCTTTGTACCAGGCCAGCGCGACTCATACCGGCTAAGGTTCCGGCTTTCGCCTGAACTTTAGGCCTACAACACCAAACCAAATTAAGTTGGGGAAATATAATGTTCCAGCAAGAAGTTACCATCACTGCACCAAACGGCCTTCACACCCGCCCTGCTGCTCAGTTCGTTAAAGAAGCGAAAGCGTTCTCTTCTGAGATCACCGTGACCTCTAACGGCAAATCTGCCAGCGCGAAAAGCCTGTTCAAGCTGCAGACTCTGGGTCTGACTCAGGGTACTGTTGTAACCCTGTCTGCTGAAGGTGAAGATGAGCAGAAAGCGGTTGAGCATCTGGTTAAACTGATGGCCGAGCTCGAGTAATCACGGTCGTTTTTCCATCATCCAGCGTAACGCTCTGGCTGAATATATCCGCGTTGCTCCCTGCCACACAGCGGCAGGATAAAAGTAAACGGATATACTGTAGGTATCTTGATCGCGGACAGCATGTCCGCGTTATCGCTTTAATAAAATATCCAGAAGCTGACAAGACAGGCCACAGGCACAGCCAGGCTCGCTGAGTGAATTAACCGATGCAGTCATCAGCGGTTCATCGCCTTCGATGATTATCAGAGACAGGAAAGGTAGGGTTATGATTTCAGGCATTTTAGCATCACCGGGTATCGCTTTCGGCAAGGCTCTTCTGTTGAAAGAAAATGAAATTGTCATCAACCGGAAAAAGATTTCTGCCGATCAGTGCGATCAGGAAGTTCAGCGTTTTCTTGATGGTCGTAAAAAAGCTGCCGTGCAGCTGGAAGCGATCAAAATCAAAGCCGGGGAAACCTTCGGTGAAGAGAAAGAAGCGATCTTCGAAGGCCACAT
The sequence above is a segment of the Erwinia sp. SLM-02 genome. Coding sequences within it:
- the ptsH gene encoding phosphocarrier protein Hpr → MFQQEVTITAPNGLHTRPAAQFVKEAKAFSSEITVTSNGKSASAKSLFKLQTLGLTQGTVVTLSAEGEDEQKAVEHLVKLMAELE